In Myxococcus stipitatus, the following are encoded in one genomic region:
- a CDS encoding metallophosphoesterase gives MSSRTIVIGDLHGCHDEALELLAKVGATSSDRVIFAGDLVDRGPKRRECVELAMRHEAVLGNHEETQLQQRHRAAERLTPDHLETRQVLEPEHFEWMSRLPRYLRLPEHNAIVVHAGMMPGVPVEAQDPYHLLHAQCIQPPAKKSYWPSKAPADWKFWTHYWQGPERVIFGHTVFERPLVTEYAVGIDTGCVYGRSLTAVVLPSWEIVSVPARKTYRGGKDVAKFPVHGDVCVYS, from the coding sequence ATGTCCTCCCGCACCATCGTCATCGGAGACCTCCATGGCTGCCATGACGAGGCTCTGGAGCTGCTCGCCAAGGTAGGCGCCACGTCCAGCGACCGCGTCATCTTCGCGGGGGACCTGGTGGACCGAGGCCCCAAGCGGCGCGAGTGTGTGGAGCTGGCCATGCGGCACGAGGCCGTCCTCGGCAACCACGAGGAGACCCAACTCCAGCAGCGTCACCGCGCGGCGGAGCGCCTCACGCCAGACCACCTGGAGACGCGTCAGGTGCTGGAGCCCGAGCACTTCGAGTGGATGTCACGGCTGCCCCGCTACCTCCGGCTGCCGGAGCACAACGCCATCGTCGTGCACGCTGGCATGATGCCTGGAGTGCCCGTCGAGGCGCAGGACCCCTACCACCTGCTCCATGCCCAGTGCATCCAGCCCCCGGCGAAGAAGAGCTACTGGCCCTCCAAGGCTCCGGCGGACTGGAAGTTCTGGACCCACTACTGGCAAGGACCAGAGCGGGTCATCTTCGGGCACACCGTCTTCGAGCGGCCCCTCGTCACCGAGTACGCGGTGGGCATCGACACCGGCTGCGTGTACGGACGCTCGCTGACCGCGGTGGTGCTGCCATCCTGGGAGATTGTCTCCGTCCCCGCACGGAAGACGTACCGGGGCGGCAAGGACGTGGCGAAGTTCCCGGTGCACGGGGACGTGTGCGTCTACTCATAG
- a CDS encoding vWA domain-containing protein: MSTTQNTALIPETQRGPAERLLDLVLSGSAHLWHNRPGLDVNGTWVAAAYATPAQRAAGKPVKPGLFVPAAVKLYRQLLDIYQLNSVLMAHFASYALTQTDWRDLKVATCALMLVQGHAGQPVKGDGGEVAFHDDDWRAIGEAMVLHYERKSMRMLTPKAVLRVAELLEQPEIARLNREAGFGDPASRKPPMGRWKRVAARWLAAREANVSMLQGLVKAGYKETLKKLARKAGYKPRAQGFFEVLGWKQKQAEGGHRTVGLNGLTLVKRERFDGLSEAEICEWIEHERLSYKEVVGRLPQDMGMTPAIMAALLPSLSDRDLRLMTPTLEELGLLAEPSVRARWEKAIQTATDQRALNIAKNVRSEVLRQKLEEASDNAARKAVEEATAETDVRVMFLIDKSGSMDGAIENSKEALARILAGFPMDKLHIAAFDTTGTVLKPKASNRPAVQHMLAGLKASGGTTHAAAVLALHRSGVKVPEGAKLVVIVVGDEAGEAGDQFARVFRDCGYPVAAMALLVSVAGARGSTVRTCSSQLRVPFSEVDVDQFSDPYQVPRVLKALMDAPTLPGVSQSGWVDRVMRTPLLKVA; encoded by the coding sequence ATGTCGACGACCCAGAACACCGCCCTGATTCCCGAGACGCAGCGAGGTCCCGCCGAGCGACTGTTGGACCTGGTGCTCAGCGGCTCCGCGCATCTGTGGCACAACCGGCCCGGCCTGGATGTGAATGGCACGTGGGTCGCCGCGGCCTACGCCACGCCGGCGCAGCGCGCGGCCGGCAAGCCGGTGAAGCCCGGCCTCTTCGTCCCCGCGGCGGTGAAGCTCTACCGGCAGCTGTTGGACATCTACCAGCTCAACTCGGTGCTGATGGCGCACTTCGCGTCGTACGCCCTGACGCAGACGGACTGGCGCGACCTGAAGGTGGCCACGTGCGCGCTGATGCTGGTGCAGGGCCATGCCGGGCAGCCCGTGAAGGGTGATGGCGGCGAGGTGGCGTTCCACGACGACGACTGGCGAGCCATTGGCGAGGCCATGGTGCTGCACTACGAGCGCAAGTCCATGCGCATGCTCACGCCCAAGGCGGTGCTGCGTGTCGCGGAGCTGCTCGAGCAGCCGGAGATCGCGCGCCTCAACCGTGAGGCGGGCTTCGGTGACCCGGCGTCGCGCAAGCCGCCCATGGGCCGCTGGAAGCGCGTGGCGGCCCGCTGGCTGGCGGCGCGTGAGGCCAACGTGTCCATGCTCCAGGGGCTGGTGAAGGCGGGCTACAAGGAGACGCTGAAGAAGCTGGCGCGCAAGGCGGGGTACAAGCCGCGCGCGCAGGGCTTCTTCGAGGTGCTCGGCTGGAAGCAGAAGCAGGCCGAGGGCGGGCACCGCACGGTGGGCCTCAACGGGCTGACGCTGGTCAAGCGCGAGCGCTTCGACGGGCTGTCGGAGGCGGAGATCTGCGAGTGGATTGAGCATGAGCGCCTCTCCTACAAGGAGGTGGTGGGACGGCTGCCGCAGGACATGGGGATGACTCCGGCCATCATGGCGGCGCTCCTGCCCTCGCTGTCGGACCGCGACCTGCGGCTGATGACGCCCACGCTCGAGGAGCTGGGGCTCTTGGCGGAGCCCTCGGTGCGCGCGCGCTGGGAGAAGGCCATCCAGACGGCGACGGACCAGCGGGCGTTGAACATCGCGAAGAACGTACGCAGCGAGGTGCTGCGCCAGAAGCTGGAGGAGGCCAGCGACAACGCCGCCCGCAAGGCGGTGGAGGAGGCGACAGCGGAGACCGACGTCCGGGTGATGTTCCTCATCGACAAGTCGGGCTCCATGGACGGGGCCATCGAGAACTCGAAGGAGGCGCTCGCGCGCATCCTCGCGGGCTTCCCGATGGACAAGCTGCACATCGCGGCGTTCGACACGACGGGCACGGTCCTCAAGCCCAAGGCGTCCAACCGCCCGGCGGTCCAGCACATGCTCGCGGGGCTGAAGGCGTCGGGAGGCACGACGCACGCGGCCGCGGTGCTCGCGCTGCACCGAAGCGGCGTGAAGGTGCCGGAGGGGGCGAAGCTGGTGGTCATCGTGGTGGGCGACGAGGCGGGCGAGGCGGGTGACCAGTTCGCCCGTGTCTTCCGCGACTGCGGTTACCCGGTGGCGGCGATGGCGCTGCTGGTGAGCGTCGCGGGAGCCCGTGGAAGCACGGTCCGCACGTGCTCGAGCCAGCTCCGGGTGCCGTTCAGCGAGGTCGACGTGGACCAGTTCTCGGACCCCTACCAGGTCCCCCGGGTGCTCAAGGCGCTGATGGATGCGCCGACGCTGCCCGGTGTCAGCCAGTCCGGCTGGGTGGACCGGGTGATGCGCACGCCCCTGCTGAAGGTGGCGTGA
- a CDS encoding Mov34/MPN/PAD-1 family protein — translation MSKQEVCLLIGRDETVLWCDASDSPVLLPDSRARWEAIWRWRNELVEVAHSHPDGPLGFSTEDETTMAALTLALGRAPRFSVVAPDGMVARVEGRDTRVSEEPWWTEPLREVSGMRQVPRAHA, via the coding sequence ATGTCGAAGCAAGAGGTGTGTCTGCTCATCGGCCGGGACGAGACGGTGCTGTGGTGCGATGCCTCCGACAGTCCCGTCCTGCTCCCGGACTCACGCGCACGATGGGAAGCCATCTGGCGCTGGCGGAACGAGCTGGTCGAGGTGGCGCACAGCCACCCCGACGGGCCCCTGGGCTTCTCCACCGAGGACGAGACCACGATGGCCGCATTGACGCTGGCGCTCGGCCGCGCGCCCCGCTTCTCCGTCGTGGCACCGGATGGAATGGTGGCTCGTGTCGAGGGGCGAGACACGCGGGTCTCCGAGGAGCCGTGGTGGACGGAGCCGCTGCGCGAGGTCTCGGGGATGAGGCAGGTCCCCAGGGCGCATGCGTGA
- a CDS encoding DUF2267 domain-containing protein: MADKREQEGRGASRDVTRELPIEVRRARRSAAHASQTYAAFLKHLCERGGMSPAVAERAAVSVLCAVEQRISRGETRDLEAQLPRKLSELLHRCERHEAAMPGGFGREELLEHVGSDLSLHPDAVAPVVRAVLNAVREQISEGEAEDVMDQLPEDLKELWRRPS; this comes from the coding sequence ATGGCGGACAAGCGGGAGCAGGAGGGGCGGGGCGCTTCACGAGACGTCACGCGCGAGCTGCCCATCGAGGTTCGTCGCGCGAGGCGCAGCGCCGCACATGCGAGCCAGACCTACGCGGCCTTCCTCAAGCACTTGTGCGAGCGAGGAGGCATGTCGCCCGCGGTCGCCGAGCGGGCCGCCGTGTCCGTGCTCTGCGCGGTGGAGCAGCGAATCTCCAGGGGCGAGACACGGGACCTGGAGGCTCAGCTTCCGCGCAAGCTCTCGGAGTTGCTGCACCGTTGTGAGCGTCACGAGGCCGCGATGCCCGGTGGTTTCGGTCGCGAGGAGCTGCTCGAACATGTGGGCTCGGACCTGTCGCTCCACCCGGATGCCGTGGCGCCTGTCGTGCGAGCGGTGCTCAACGCCGTGAGAGAGCAGATCTCCGAAGGCGAGGCCGAGGACGTCATGGACCAGCTCCCCGAGGACTTGAAGGAGCTGTGGCGCCGCCCCAGCTGA